atttgttgcatttgatccttcctttgttaattgttataccatgtccccttgtaaaaacccagttgcacctcgatattcgtgcactctgtgcgagtatcgacggtcgccttcaaacttaaaatctgagaaacaacttgggtaaaactggagttttacaaaagacttggaaaacccgacacctgggtcggtgcttgcgaactaaatgaatttccaaaaccgcggaccggggaacgtaccgggtgtacggtttcccgctctcgcacttaaggaccgattccttggaatttcatccaaacataagacaagtacgaccacatgggtagaatgggacacccctggctgagtaactagcttatcaggggagccttgatgccgagagacatgtggattcgccggggtggtgtcggggaggacccctgggcttcctggcacagtatggtctgggacctaacctgttgttggtctgggacccctctcgtcggcatatggtaaacctgtatcggctttcgaaatgccttgtcatgaaagcttggaggtctcccgacgtggctgatccccacgggctgggtgatccgggttagtaatgtcgtgtgggtaaagtgtaccccctctgcagaggttaacaaactattcgaacagccgtgcccacggtcatgggcggatgtgaggtaattcctagcgtagttttgtctgactactgcttgtgaaattgctgttgtgaaactgggttcgatgtttgaaaaatcagcagctgacgggatcagctaggcccgggtggccgtttgaaaagttgttggcccgggtggccgtttgaaaagctgttggccgggtgccaaccctgtttcaagatctaaagactgatacattgcacatactccgaccggacgagacgcactgtctcatccgtgtcgtttgagaagcactcacttagactttttagaaaagagttcaaacaaaatcaattacgaaaacaacagcctttccttgaagcctgcattaaacacttatttcccctggcttgctgagtactcccgtactcacccttgctctatataaataatcccccccagttgctgaagaagatgaagtggatcctgctgacgaggagttcttccaggagcaagtcggctacgatgagttttagggtttcggcctagttcccaagtcgcgcctgtgatgattggtccaagtcctggcttccgctttccttttgtaatgcagttgtgagctcgggatctgtccgcagcccaacatgactgtacttctactctataataaagagacctctgttgctgtgatattctgtctccctgtgataccagcactgtttcctgggactggtatcgattaacaggttaatttggagcgtcacgggctagttccggtcgggactagttcggggcgtgacagtgggttattgtagcacttatggctaatcatgaactaattaggctcaaaagattcgtctcgcgatttccccacaaactatgcaattagttttttaatctatatttaatgttgtatgcatgtgtctaaagattcgatgaaATGTTCTTGGGAAAAATTTTGGggtaactaaaccaggccttactTCATCGTCAGTGTAAGAGCTAAAATCATCTTGTTCGGTAGCCCCAtctgaatgaaaaaaaaatatgggctCCTTGCTactgttgcatgcatgcaaaataaGTAgtagctagtttttttttctttttttctcattactgtaaatatttttttcctaaactacttatccgatTATGATCCAATCGTACGATTgaatttgttgcaattaaatatttaaaataatatatcacataattatatttttgataaaataaaaatatatgtttcagaCCGTTAAAACTAGAGGTGGGCACAATTAGACCGAACCGAAAAACCGAACCGAAAAGAtcaagaccgagaccgagaaatttgGTTAGTAGTTCGGTCTCAGCCATCAAAAGACCGAATTTATTTCAGGTCTTTCGGTCATTAGGctcggttaaccgaattaaCCGAGATAACCGAATTGTGACCTAATAGACCTATGAGGCCCAATAAGCCCAGTAACATAAACCCTAATCCCACCCTATCTCCCACTGCCTACCTCACGCGTCACGCCCCTCACTCCCTCCTCAGCGCCGCATTCCTCCCCATCCATCGTGCGTTCACGCTCACCGCCGCttggcctccgcctccaccgccccgcctccgccctccgcctctAGCCTCCACCGCGTCGACGCTGCCTCCGGCCAGGACgcctccgcctcggcgccgccctTTCACCTGTCATGGCGGAAGAGATCGTGCTCCCTCCGGTGACCCTGCTGCACCGGAGACCTAGATGGCTGAGGAGGCCGGTCGGGGATGAAAGCGACGGTGGGAGATCGACGGGATCTGGAGCTTTAGGTGGAATTGTGGAGATCGACGGGATCCAAGTCATGGCAAGATCGATTTGCTTtgatttgcttcttttttttcctgaatcATGCTCTAGCGGCATCATATTGTAGTTCTTCATCTGAGTTGCTTCGATTCATTGATCTTGTAtggaataattttttttgtgattattttttttttgctgtttaaACCACTGTTATGGTTAGTTCGGTCTATGACCGAGACCGAACCGAACTAACCGAAGACCGAAGTGCTCGGTCCTAAGTTTTCTTGAAGACCGATCGGTCTTGTGATTCGGAAGACCGAGATTTTCGAAAGACCGAGGAACCGAACCGAATTTTTCGGTTAGACCACATGCCCACCCCTAGTTAAAACTTAATGTTTCCTATGTGATAACGACATGTTTTAAAGTATGTATTCACTATGTTTCACAAAAATTATTTAGCTACTTgccctactctctctctctcatcactatccatgcatgcatgcgtggaTTTAGCAAccttcaaaataatttttatcttAAACTACTTTTCTAATCTACAATCCAATAACACCGTTGTATTTGTTGTAACTAAATCTTCACAATATGATATCGCATGTTTATGTTCTGATGAAAAAAATGTATGTTTCAGTTCGTTAATACTCAATGTTTCATATGTGATAGCAACATGTTTCAACGTGTGTCTTCACTGTgttgcaaaaaaaatcaaatgtttcAATGATTGATTTGTTTATCATGTATAATTTAATGCTTTACTGGTGGTCAACTGAAACATTTGTCTGACCGATTtttttaagggtgtgtttagttctttgtgtgtaaagtttttgaattatacggatacacatttaaagtattaaacgtagattaataacaaaataaattacagattccgcctgtaaaccgcgagacgaatttattaagcctaattaatccgtcattagcaaatgtttactgtagcatcacattgtcaaatcataacgTAATTAGACTCagaagattcgtcttgcaatttacatgcaaactgtgcaattggtttttttccacatttaatgccccatgcatgtgtccaaacatttgatttaATGTTTTTGaccaaatattttttagatctaaacaaggcctaagaggATCGGACGTCTGATTTGAAGGTACCTTCGTGTAAGAGGTGGCGCTGCTTGCCAGTTCTTGCTAGCTGATCCATCCTAATCCATTTCCAATGGGGGCAaaggcccgcgcagattgcttCTCCTCAATTTAATGTTCCAAAAAGTGTCTATGGCCCTAtttagatttcaacttttttctttaaacttctaacttttccgtcacatcgaacttacctacacacaaacttctaacttttatgtcacatcgttccaatttattcaaacttccaattttggcgttaaactaaacacagcctatttCGATATATTTCTGCCAGTTCATAtgtcaaaaaaaattgcaagtgTCAGGCCATGTTCAGTGGTAAGGCTCACAGAAAAAATTGACGCTCACAGAACCACCCtaaaattctctctctctctcgatgtcGACAAAACAGAGCACAGAACAACACCTAACCTTATGCTGCTGGTCGTACGCAAGTTCCAGAATTATCAGCTGCAACAAAGGATACACGATCGTTTCTGACGGCATCATTTGGAGTGAGCAGCTCGAAAATCCGGAGAGACAAGTTGATCGAGCTGATCCATGGTGAGCTCGGGGTTGCTTCTTGTTGAGTATTCCATCCTTAACCGTGTCCCAGCTCGAGCTTCGTCGAGGATGGCTTTGATAAGAGCAAGTTCACGCTTGCCCCCTCTGAAACCTCTAAGGCCATGGAAGAAATTGTTCCCTTTATAGATGTGTTCATCCGTCGCTTTGAGGAGCCCTTCTGCTACTGTAACCTCATCGTCTCTCTGCAATGCAGCACACCACAACTCAAATCAGAAAAGCAGAATGTAGAGTTCCACACACATTACtgcagaaattcagaattcagaccACAACTCAATCagaattttagaattttctgattgagttgtgttgtgcccTATTGCAGAGATGCTAAGATACTGTACATTTTTACTGCTATCAAGATTTGACTTTGCTCAATACTAACATATTGTTCAGACTGAGAGAGGGCATCATCATTCACTGCATTGATGCTCAGAGCATCATTCACTCACTTAGCAGAATatcagttatagcatcatttgaCTAGCAACACCTGAAGAAATTGAGAAGAGCCACCCtaaaattctctctctctctctctctccccgaagCAGAGCACAGACAGAACAACACCTGACCTAGCCTTGCGCTGCTAGTCGTACGCAACTTCCGGAAGCATCGGCTGCAACAAAGGACACAAGATTGCCTCTGATGGCACCATTTAGAGTGTGCAGCTTGAAATTCTGGAGAGACAAGTCGAGCTGATTCAGGGTGAGCTGGGGGACGCTGCTTGTCGAGTATTGTATCATTAACTGTCTCAGGACACTAGCTTTGTCGAGCATGGCTTTCATCAGAGCAACTTCACACTTGCCTCCTCTGAAATCTTCAAGATATATCCACCTCAGGTGATAGTTGAAACTCTCAAGGCCATCGAAGAAATTGTTCCCGTCATAGTGTGCATCGTTCCACTGGAGGAGCCCTTCTGCTTGTGTAACGTCATCGCATCTCTGCAATAGGGCACAACACGACTCAATCAGAAAATCAAAACGCATAGTACAAATTAGTGCAGAGCCATTGACAGCAAATATAGAATTCAGACCACAACTCGATCAGAATAATCAGAATCCACGCATATCACTAATTAGCAGCaaattcagaattcagaccACAACTCAGTCagaaaaaatcaaaatgcaCACACTTTTGTACAGAGGAATTGACAGCgaattcagaattcagacatATCAGTGCAGAGCAATTAATAAGCAGCAAATTCAGAATTATGCAACAATTTATTGGATAGGATTGGCTGTTCATTAGCATTACCATGATATCCAGTGATTTTACGCGTGGGAAACTCTTCAGGATCTGCTCCATCAAGCGGGGCAACCTGACGTCCATCTCTGTGTAGTTCACCCGTAAGCAGAGATGCCTGACAGAACGGATCTGTGGAGGCGGCTCCATCATCCCAATCTGCACGCGCACGATCAGAGATTCAGAATTGGTGTCAACCAAATGAGCAGGCAGGTTGATCGATCGATTTTATCATACCTGAATCGCTAAGCCTTGGATCACCAAGACGGTGTTGAAGATGTCAAGGGAGAGGATTCTTCGCAACCTGGGCGCGGCACCGATGCGGATCCTGGATGGCTTCGTATCGCTCATGTAGAGATTCCGGAATCGGGCGGCGCCGTCCACGGCGACCGTGCCCACCTGGTTGTCGAACAAGACCAGAGACCGGAGGCgcgtggcgccggcgacggcgaaagtTCGCCCCATGCCGCCGTGGATTGCCAGCTTCCGAATCGGTGATTCGGGGTGGAGGACTCGGTCGATCATGCCGTGGCCCTCGATGCAGCCGTACAGCCCGAGGGCGCGGAGCTCGACGAGGGCCGCGATGTGGTAGGCTTCCACGGTGAAGAAGAAGACGTGGAGTCCCAGGTGGCTGGCGCCACAGTTGAGGATGGCTTGAGGAAGTTCGGGGTGCTCTGGTATGGCGAGGTTGGCGAGCATGAGCACACGAGCACCGCCGCGCTGGAGCTCGGCGCACCAGCGGACGAGGTGATCGAGGCTCCACCGCGTGGTCTCTACTCGCAAGCAGTACACGCGGCCGATCTCGTGACCGGCGTTCTGGATGATGCCTTCGTCTTCGTAGATCTCGTCGTCGCTGGTCACGGCCTCAtcggcatcgccgccgcccacgagcGCTCCTTCACCTtggcctccccctccgccgccgccaccttgtaCGGGTAGGAGCTGGACGCCCTCGCCGACGTGGTGGTGGAGGACGTTGGTGATTGCGTTGGCGACGTTGGCGGCGGGGATCGGTGGGGTGGTGAACTGGCGGTCGTGGAGATACAGCGGCCGGGCGCGCCAGATGTGGAGCCAGCGCGGGGAGAAGAGGTAGCCGAGGCGGAACAGGTCGACGACGgggaggcggtcgaggacgcgggagacggcggcgtccGGGAGCCCCCGCCAGTCGGCGTGCGGCTGGTTGACGACGgtgacgggaggcggcgcgaggacgacgcgcgGAGTGGCCAGGGTGCGCGTCCCGGGCGGCAGAGGGTAGATGGACAGGTCGCTGGCGACGATGCTCTCGTGGTCCATCCTCTCCGGCCACCGGGCTCGCTCCGGCGACTTGGCTGGTGGTCGGCGACGGCCTCTccacgcggcggaggaggaggcgtatGGCGCAAGCTGCCGCCTCTCCGCGGTTTCAAATTTTGATCTCGCTATCGGCTACGGCTAGGAATGTAGCCGCGGGGTTGGATATTTATAGAGAGGAGTTTGCGCTTTAGATTTTTCTGGTCAATCTAGTACGCACGTTACTGATCGGACGGTTTGTATCCAGTTTTGGAGTGGATCCGCGGCTTCTTCTGTATATACGGAAAAGCCAAAGCATTCTTCTGGAGAAAAATCGCTTCTTAGTAAATCTCCGGCGCACAATGTTGATCGGACGGACTAAGATTAGCCACCGGAGAGAGAACACCGGCGCTTCGATCGGCGTGAACTTGGTGGCTGAAGAACACCGTCAGCGGCAGCGCAAGAGGTGGCGCTCGCCGTCGACATGATCCTCCAACGCTGGAGAAAAGTGAAATGCAGAGTTTCTCAACAGCATGAGCAATCTCATTGGGAGATGAGATTTCTCTGCAACTCGTATACTGAAGTGCCACAAGACTTTACACGGTTGACAGTTccacatcacaattcacaagacGGTAAACAACACTAGTTAGTAGTTATGTTGATTGTTaattaagcaaaaaaaaaaagaaaaaagttcaaatattcCTTCCTCAATTCAAGGCTCCAAAACAATTAATAGTGGTATAATATTTCTGACAGTTAAGTTCATACATTATATGATTATGTAAGTGCCAGGCCAATCTTACAAAAATTGTAAGATTAATGGTGGTCTGGTAAGGTAAACCATCACAGCCTATACAAAAATTGTAAGAGCCCGCAGTACATGTTCGTTCAGATAGATACATGTAATTATATTTCAGAAACTCTCAACACATCAGTAGGAGGCGACACTGGTAGCGTGGACAATCTGGAAGGAAAGGAACAATCGGGTCTTCAACCAGAAGAGCGGACCTTGGATGGAGATAGCCAGGGCTATGATGGGGGAAGCGGACCTCTGACGGATGGCTAGATCAGCCATACCAACCATGACAGTTCCTTCGTTTGTTCTTGGGTCGCCAAATCATTTAGGAGATTAGGCTTatgcttttcttttcccctctccTGTACCATGTCgcattctttttatttttcaggcCCACTCTGTAAATACATTTATTCCTCTTAATACAAAAATGTGCGTCTcgcatattaaaaaaaaaacatcagtaGGAGAAAATGAACGACATAGACAGACATTGACACATGCATAACAAATCAATACGCACCATGATCAACAAATCTACATGTATAGTTTAGAGCCTAACTTTAGGCCCAATCCATACACATGTAGAAGCTTGACAGGTCAGTGGAGAACCAGAACGTTCTTTTTGCACCAGGTACAATTGCACCCAAGTATATGCATGTCACTTAGTTGTATAAAAATCTAGCCGCAGTCAAATAATTTTCCGGTTTGTCTAGCATCATGATCAACAAATATACATGTACACTACAGACTACAGTTGTTTAGCATCTAAGAAAAATAATTCACTTTTATGTTGATCAAATTTTCCGGTAAAAGCAAAGCACAAACAGCA
This genomic window from Oryza sativa Japonica Group chromosome 12, ASM3414082v1 contains:
- the LOC4352690 gene encoding uncharacterized protein; amino-acid sequence: MDHESIVASDLSIYPLPPGTRTLATPRVVLAPPPVTVVNQPHADWRGLPDAAVSRVLDRLPVVDLFRLGYLFSPRWLHIWRARPLYLHDRQFTTPPIPAANVANAITNVLHHHVGEGVQLLPVQGGGGGGGGQGEGALVGGGDADEAVTSDDEIYEDEGIIQNAGHEIGRVYCLRVETTRWSLDHLVRWCAELQRGGARVLMLANLAIPEHPELPQAILNCGASHLGLHVFFFTVEAYHIAALVELRALGLYGCIEGHGMIDRVLHPESPIRKLAIHGGMGRTFAVAGATRLRSLVLFDNQVGTVAVDGAARFRNLYMSDTKPSRIRIGAAPRLRRILSLDIFNTVLVIQGLAIQIGMMEPPPQIRSVRHLCLRVNYTEMDVRLPRLMEQILKSFPRVKSLDIMRCDDVTQAEGLLQWNDAHYDGNNFFDGLESFNYHLRWIYLEDFRGGKCEVALMKAMLDKASVLRQLMIQYSTSSVPQLTLNQLDLSLQNFKLHTLNGAIRGNLVSFVAADASGSCVRLAAQG